Proteins encoded by one window of Cloeon dipterum chromosome 2, ieCloDipt1.1, whole genome shotgun sequence:
- the LOC135937842 gene encoding uncharacterized protein LOC135937842 isoform X4 codes for MREKNCKAISLIGLLVIGVCVFASANAEADCETGFVACRLGVPECVKSTQIKDGIFDCSDGSDEGCKEGSFVCKNKKECIDRSKVQDGVPDCKDGSDEVCEPLQHRCVCPPFRCVEPENVKDGINDCEDGSDEVDLTLDDCKKKVNGSTTIKRQKRRASDIGFVPEEARMNLATRVMSNGVEVIVADRFSNQGENLRIAPTSVIATIASPSTITEEMLSKMPAGEQAFFLSSIRSQSAHLLVFEQPTTYVYVRSKVKNGKTTTITTEDLIINTITKATHDISATPTINKVQSTVYENFENAVYETKALPTTYTYFNTIVDEDVPIVVTSKQTIANTVTKLLDTTELQPSEQMYDTNTYFSTHTFTKTLENDDKLVTTKQKNIVTQVIVTEAPYFIAQSFKSQKVNPTATTDIVKTYFVTYTYLNTYLENGSTVIKTNIATSSDVVTEKFYRNQVRATLPESIKITAEIGIAPSATVVPDAIKVYATKTYLTTFTYFTTFLEGDKTVTSSSSRVTYSVQTEPITAGLDSAYLDSIRSSFAAQSSNKPIITTVMLAGEALEITAINPNTAKQTIITSTTPVESSVEHIVTASTLNFIEDVKIKPTASVYEKLTSIKPAPIQNTDTPEYLLSNLDNIASSSKTNQLLSTISVPTLNSEDEATATVKPSKKRKPKPSKKKPSNDKDKLEEENSDGEDYDFEQDLKVAAADLTNAESQVSPDFGVNNLLTIGQNSINAINALKPVFSAVAGLISNNFAKKADTPPPQSPPNQSPNVHNIHNQGHPLFNEYVQAKHPNKPAVAANPIYIPVRGLPNVNSHLASEKHIPGTAESVSPNLPLEDNDKASSAWIDSLPIQGVVAERIPLMERPVQSQIVLGKHQQPLESPIIQDGIPIQPGQIITANSDVIVGRPSVLGQRPRLPIAPPNQHQHQPPRLNRRPNRPELSVVHNDAQQIVHHKQVILPQHSPAKQPPSNVAIGMKPPPPQATFLGNKNRIRPNHPPTPDLPFDRPQILVHPSNVKNAIDRATMGLTQAHIVRPSRPLVIDGGPTYYPGDSNEPIISEPIPLPEPGFIAGTSIGLAGHDSYNSDNEGHIIRGTIGEPPARPQQLGFDESVLNPQLPGAIVLDNPETMPILQPGSKVNVPVTVGGHIFPPDFRDQKRPAPPQRVHDGRPPPFRQPQDTVWPGQVQHHILDSRPGQNIHHIPIGARPVKVAPNIPTHHGIGIDHKPHEQRQPDHRQPDHRQPDHRQPDHRQPDHRQPDHRQPDHRQPDHRQPDHRQPDHRQPDHRQPDHRQPEHRQPEHRPHGNHHIKPNFNDQTPIDMLPPPEPPRHYPENPQIIVHGQNAGQLQVISVEPHIHTQKQNDHQTEDIIFNPNGNDWDNSNEPVGSEGEEDGEVIQETENRPLLPNVLPADTISNKPVRVETNSESVGFPREPINKKPFEPESVHIETVRPGIVDDVINTGPNYNIGHNIDSVIKTRSTPRPFIFGNRMPSTEMKPPAPTENADVHAVQNNIDKKRPIITGNSQNPRFPVVDTKLQDNQNKHPYEYERPGIFQPHLPPSSARPPSSTSRPNDVASPPLTSANPPSSSPRPVHSSKRPPAFSVRPIIPNVPSTSLRPPFIKDSVSSGSSLAVPPIQSFENLTETRIPPRQRPPPPGRPIATRPTRLPTRPIPEEILQPPAPPAYTSEIESSIIEPEVVITTVTTESQEYSDDYDEESIFINPTKTVTVFETITSTRPQRVRTSVRTKIRPTSVDLLPSTTINQFEEHKNTVTETATNILAAGIFNNRPRVSSKPYSNIVRNTSDRIVIKPVTSVITMPSKPSTRYITQTETLTITATETTVISSRGQPYTRTVIVTQTEAPRTVVSTIVGTITEIHTIDPSTYTTTISATIATKHVEVTTTVYQPPYDSYPSFTIRPIGDVAPIPTHVDDDEAVLTIDEGDNEVNKAVAPVVVDSDFIDKESKACEPECKVTKNEMCKVYDGAHRCVCRPGFARTFFDRPCTPTYTYQMKMLLDNIQGRQISFKPSLEDEESNDFKILSNDAKDGVRRTAMRSDLRDIFQGTTVTGFEPANVDSEADGVMVKFYVQLSENIDEAELEDKFKQSLRNTNFSLGGTEMFAARETRLATSDFDECSSDQFNDCSKDAECFNFKGTYTCSCKEGFTDLSPSTKYPGRECTSDLLGCTKCNYHGTCLPSRPGDSRVYCDCFHWYAGDTCFINLKVLLIALLTLGAVMLLVLVMCSVLTCMRKKQPQAPGNQRASGFMRYRGNAGQMRGTLDKTAMIQDTSSESSVDGNAMQYVANSMRPSGSRGPKGEAGVPPSEGSYVMEKDRSLTVMIPRAKYRPVQSTSVLSTFAPPAAGASEQKLLNYLEGGSQEKKQRKGSGSTERSRKQSAGALVSAGFEVSAHVSRQNDQMTLVSQRSGRTTLRTANRTMSEARSYDETLVQPAMRSRHGCSTYGSKPGSSRHDEGQTMAERDIGSTFMMPQSHLYKPARRDGSEASNFDSL; via the exons CCGATTGTGAGACGGGATTCGTCGCATGTAGGTTGGGCGTGCCTGAATGTGTGAAGTCGACTCAAATAAAGGACGGAATCTTTGACTGCAGCGATGGCAGCGATGAAG gttgCAAGGAAGGaagttttgtttgcaaaaacaaaaaggagTGCATAGACCGCAGTAAAGTGCAAGACGGGGTTCCCGACTGCAAGGATGGCTCTGACGAAG TTTGCGAGCCACTCCAGCACCGCTGCGTTTGTCCTCCCTTCAGATGCGTTGAACCTGAAAACGTGAAAGATGGGATCAACGATTGTGAAGATGGTTCAGATGAAG ttgATTTAACGCTTGATGACTGCAAGAAGAAAGTCAATGGAAGCACAACGATCAAAAGACAGAAACGGAGAGCTTCAG ATATTGGATTTGTCCCAGAAGAAGCAAGAATGAATCTAGCCACACGAGTCATGAGCAATGGTGTAGAAGTTATTGTAGCAGACAGATTTAGCAATCaaggagaaaatttaagaattgcACCAACATCTGTTATTGCGACAATAGCATCGCCAAGTACAATTACAGAGGAAATGCTGAGTAAGATGCCTGCCGGAGAACAA gcattttttctttcttcaatCAGGTCCCAAAGCGCTCATCTCCTCGTGTTTGAACAACCCACAACGTATGTCTACGTTAGAAGCAaggttaaaaatggaaaaacaaCTACAATCACAACCGAAGACCTGATAATCAATACGATAACCAAGGCCACCCATGATATATCTGCAACACCAACCATAAACAAAGTACAGTCAACGGTGTacgaaaactttgaaaatgcaGTTTACGAAACGAAGGCGTTGCCAACAACTTACACATACTTCAATACTATTGTGGATGAAGATGTACCAATCGTCGTGACATCAAAGCAAACTATTGCCAACACTGTAACAAAATTGCTAGACACGACTGAACTTCAGCCATCTGAGCAAATGTATGATACCAATACCTATTTCAGCACACACACTTTTACAAAAACATTGGAAAACGATGATAAATTGGTAACaactaaacaaaaaaatattgttactCAAGTGATTGTTACCGAGGCTCCTTATTTCATCGCACAGtcatttaaatcacaaaaagtaAATCCAACCGCTACAACAGACATAGTTAAAACATACTTTGTCACCTACACATACTTGAACACATACTTGGAAAATGGAAGTACCGTGATCAAAACAAACATCGCTACCTCTTCAGATGTAGTTACAGAGAAGTTCTACAGGAATCAGGTGCGTGCTACTCTCCCAGAATCTATCAAAATTACAGCAGAAATCGGAATTGCTCCGTCTGCGACAGTTGTTCCTGATGCGATCAAAGTTTATGCCACCAAAACTTATCTTACTACTTTCACATACTTCACAACCTTCTTGGAAGGTGACAAAACTGTCACAAGCTCAAGTTCGAGAGTAACATATAGTGTGCAAACCGAACCAATAACTGCGGGTTTGGATTCAGCATACCTCGATTCAATCAGAAGCTCTTTTGCAGCTCAGAGCTCAAACAAACCAATAATTACAACTGTTATGCTTGCTGGAGAAGCTCTTGAAATAACAGCAATCAATCCGAACACAGCTAAGCAGACAATAATAACTTCCACCACGCCAGTAGAATCCTCTGTTGAGCATATTGTTACTGCTTccactttgaattttattgaggATGTCAAAATCAAACCAACAGCTTCGGTTTACGAAAAACTGACGTCAATCAAGCCCGCTCCAATACAAAATACTGATACCCCAGAATATTTACTAAGCAACCTGGATAATATTGCAAGCTCTTCGAAAACCAACCAGCTGTTATCGACGATATCTGTTCCAACTTTGAACAGCGAAGACGAGGCAACAGCTACAGTCAAACCTTCCAAAAAGAGAAAGCCAAAACCATCAAAGAAGAAACCATCAAACGATAAGGATAAATTGGAAGAAGAAAACTCTGATGGTGAAGACTACGACTTTGAACAAGACTTGAAAGTTGCAGCAGCAGATTTAACAAATGCAGAGTCTCAAGTTTCTCCAGATTTTGGagtaaataatcttttgaCTATAGGACAAAATAGCATAAATGCAATTAATGCACTGAAGCCCGTTTTCAGCGCTGTGGCTGGTttgatttcaaacaatttcGCGAAAAAAGCAGATACGCCTCCTCCACAATCGCCACCAAATCAATCACCAAATGTTCACAACATACATAATCAAGGACACCCATTGTTTAATGAATATGTTCAAGCCAAACACCCAAACAAACCTGCAGTTGCTGCAAATCCAATTTATATTCCAGTCCGCGGTTTGCCTAATGTTAACAGTCATTTGGCCTCAGAGAAGCACATTCCTGGAACCGCAGAGAGTGTGAGCCCTAATTTGCCACTAGAAGACAACGACAAAGCTAGTAGTGCTTGGATTGATAGTTTGCCAATTCAAGGGGTTGTGGCTGAAAGAATACCGTTAATGGAGCGGCCAGTACAATCTCAAATCGTTCTTGGAAAGCATCAGCAGCCCTTGGAAAGCCCCATAATTCAAGATGGTATTCCGATTCAACCTGGCCAAATTATAACAGCTAACTCGGATGTAATTGTTGGAAGGCCATCTGTATTGGGTCAAAGACCACGGTTACCGATTGCACCACCCAATCAACACCAACATCAGCCACCACGTCTCAACAGGCGTCCAAACAGACCAGAATTGAGCGTTGTTCACAATGACGCACAGCAAATTGTTCATCACAAGCAAGTTATTCTACCACAACATTCTCCTGCCAAACAACCTCCTTCAAATGTTGCCATTGGAATGAAGCCACCACCACCTCAAGCTACATTTCTAGGAAACAAGAATCGGATTCGTCCAAATCATCCCCCTACACCTGATCTTCCATTTGACAGGCCTCAAATTCTGGTGCACCCATcgaatgtaaaaaatgcaattgacAGAGCAACGATGGGACTAACTCAGGCTCATATCGTCCGACCATCAAGGCCATTAGTAATTGACGGAGGACCAACGTACTATCCTGGAGATTCTAATGAACCAATAATTAGTGAGCCTATACCTCTACCAGAGCCTGGATTTATTGCTGGAACTAGCATAG GTCTAGCAGGTCACGACTCTTATAATAGCGATAACGAAGGTCACATTATTCGGGGAACAATCGGCGAACCCCCTGCTAGGCCACAGCAGTTGGGCTTTGACGAGTCTGTATTGAATCCTCAGCTCCCTGGCGCCATTGTTCTTGACAATCCAGAAACCATGCCAATTCTTCAACCTGGATCAAAGGTTAACGTGCCGGTTACAGTCGGTGGACATATTTTTCCGCCTGATTTCCGGGATCAAAAACGTCCAGCACCCCCACAAAGGGTTCATGATGGAAGACCACCACCATTCCGTCAACCACAAGATACAGTATGGCCTGGTCAAGTGCAGCATCACATTCTGGACTCTCGACCGGGACAAAATATACATCACATTCCGATCGGTGCTAGGCCTGTGAAAGTTGCTCCAAATATTCCCACTCACCATGGAATTGGTATTGATCACAAACCACATGAACAAAGGCAACCAGATCATAGACAACCGGATCATAGGCAACCGGATCACAGGCAACCGGATCACAGGCAACCGGACCACAGGCAACCGGACCACAGGCAACCGGATCACAGGCAACCGGACCACAGGCAACCGGATCACAGGCAACCGGATCACAGGCAACCGGATCACAGGCAACCAGATCACAGGCAACCGGAGCATAGACAACCAGAGCACAGACCTCACGGAAATCATCAcattaaaccaaatttcaatGATCAAACACCGATTGATATGCTTCCTCCACCCGAGCCACCTAGACACTACCCAGAGAATCCACAAATTATTGTTCATGGTCAAAATGCAGGCCAATTGCAAGTGATAAGCGTAGAAccacacatacatacacagAAACAAAATGATCATCAGACTGAAGATATCATATTCAACCCGAATGGCAATGATTGGGATAATTCGAACGAACCAGTTGGTTCAGAGGGCGAGGAAGATGGTGAGGTAATTCAGGAGACGGAAAATCGGCCATTGCTTCCTAACGTACTGCCAGCTGACACGATTTCTAACAAACCAGTGAGGGTTGAAACAAACTCCGAGAGCGTAGGTTTCCCAAGGGAACCGATAAACAAGAAACCATTTGAACCAGAAAGTGTACATATAGAAACAGTACGACCCGGCATTGTTGATGACGTTATTAACACAGGCCCTAACTACAACATAGGTCATAATATTGACTCAGTTATCAAGACTAGAAGCACGCCTAGGCCATTTATCTTTGGCAATAGAATGCCTTCAACTGAAATGAAACCACCAGCACCAACAGAAAACGCAGATGTTCATGCTGTGCAAaacaatattgacaaaaagaGACCAATAATTACTGGAAATTCGCAAAACCCTCGATTCCCAGTTGTTGATACAAAACTGCAAGATAATCAGAACAAGCACCCATACGAGTACGAGCGGCCAGGAATATTCCAACCTCATTTGCCTCCATCGTCTGCAAGACCTCCGTCTTCAACTTCAAGACCAAATGATGTCGCGAGTCCACCATTAACTTCAGCCAATCCACCCTCATCATCTCCTAGACCTGTGCATTCATCTAAGAGACCACCTGCTTTCTCTGTTAGACCAATTATACCAAATGTACCTTCAACATCATTGCGACCACCGTTTATCAAGGACAGTGTTTCAAGTGGATCATCTCTCGCAGTTCCACCAATTCAATCATTCGAAAATTTGACTGAAACCAGAATACCACCAAGGCAGCGCCCACCACCACCTGGTAGGCCAATTGCGACAAGACCTACCAGATTGCCCACGAGGCCAATTCCTGAAGAAATCCTTCAGCCTCCTGCTCCACCTGCGTACACATCAGAAATTGAGTCTTCCATTATTGAACCTGAAGTTGTCATTACAACAGTTACAACTGAGAGCCAAGAATACTCTGATGACTATGACGAAGAGAGTATTTTCATTAACCCGACGAAAACGGTGACAGTTTTTGAAACTATTACTTCGACCAGACCTCAGAGAGTTAGAACTTCAGTCAGAACCAAGATTCGCCCAACTAGTGTTGACCTTTTGCCAAGCACCACTATCAACCAGTTTGAAGAACACAAAAATACAGTTACAGAAACGGCAACAAATATTCTTGCTGCAGGAATATTCAACAACAGACCAAGAGTTTCAAGTAAGCCATACTCCAACATTGTACGCAACACTTCAGATCGCATAGTCATCAAACCAGTCACTTCAGTTATCACAATGCCCTCAAAGCCATCCACTAGATATATTACTCAAACAGAAACTCTGACGATTACTGCGACAGAAACAACTGTCATCAGCAGCAGAGGTCAGCCATACACCAGGACCGTAATTGTCACTCAAACTGAGGCTCCAAGAACTGTCGTCTCAACAATCGTGGGTACCATAACTGAAATTCATACGATTGATCCCAGCACATACACAACAACCATCTCAGCAACTATTGCTACAAAGCATGTAGAAGTTACAACGACAGTATACCAACCACCTTACGACAGCTACCCGTCCTTCACTATTAGACCTATTGGTGATGTTGCTCCAATTCCAACCCATGTTGACGATGATGAAGCTGTTCTAACAATTGACGAAGGTGACAATGAAGTAAATAAGGCTGTCGCACCTGTGGTCGTGGACTCCGATTTtattgacaaagaatcgaagGCATGCGAACCAGAATGCAAGGTCACTAAGAATGAAATGTGCAAGGTGTATGACGGGGCACATAGATGTGTATGCAGACCAGGATTTGCCAGAACCTTCTTCGATCGGCCTTGCACTC CCACATACACTTACCAGATGAAAATGCTACTGGACAACATTCAAGGAAGGCAAATTTCATTCAAGCCATCATTGGAGGATGAGGAGagcaatgattttaaaatcctgTCAAATGACGCTAAGGATGGTGTTCGTCGTACAGCTATGCGCTCTGATTTGAGAGATATTTTCCAAGGAACCACAGTCACAGGTTTTGAGCCTGCTAATGTTGACAGTGAAGCTGACGGAGTGATGGTCAAGTTCTACGTTCAg CTCTCCGAAAATATCGACGAGGCAGAGCTCGAAGACAAATTTAAGCAGTCTTTGCGAAACACGAACTTCAGCTTGGGTGGAACAGAAATGTTCGCTGCAAGAGAAACTAGATTGGCCACGTCTGATTTCGACGAGTGCAGCAGCGACCAGTTTAACGACTGCTCCAAGGACGCCGAGTGCTTCAATTTCAAGGGCACCTACACTTGCAGCTGCAAGGAAGGATTTACTGATTTGTCTCCGAGCACTAAGTACCCTGGTCGCGAGTGCACGTCAGATTTGCTTGGATGCACCAAATGCAACTACCATGGCACATGTTTGCCTTCAAGACCTGGTGATAGCAGAGTGTATTGCGACTGCTTCCACTGGTACGCAGGAGACACATGTTTCATTAACCTAAAGG ttttgcTCATCGCTTTGTTGACTCTCGGCGCGGTGATGCTCCTCGTTTTGGTCATGTGCTCAGTGCTAACTTGCATGAGGAAAAAACAGCCGCAAGCTCCTGGTAACCAAAGAGCTTCTG GTTTCATGCGGTACAGAGGCAATGCTGGACAAATGAGAGGCACTCTTGATAAAACAGCTATGATTCAAGACACAAGCAGTGAGAGCAGCGTTGATGGGAATGCCATGCAATACGTGGCCAACTCAATg CGTCCTTCGGGATCAAGAGGTCCGAAGGGCGAGGCTGGCGTGCCGCCCAGCGAGGGCAGTTACGTGATGGAAAAAGACCGTTCGCTGACAGTGATGATTCCACGCGCCAAATACCGGCCCGTGCAGTCTACGTCGGTGCTGTCAACGTTCGCGCCTCCAGCGGCTGGCGCCAGCGAGCAAAAGCTCCTCAACTACCTCGAGGGTGGCTCGCAGGAGAAGAAGCAGCGCAAGGGCAGCGGCTCGACGGAGCGGTCACGCAAGCAGTCGGCCGGCGCTTTGGTGTCAGCCGGCTTCGAAGTGTCGGCGCACGTGAGCCGCCAGAACGACCAAATGACCCTAGTCAGCCAGCGCTCGGGTCGCACCACCCTGCGCACCGCCAACAG GACTATGTCCGAGGCCCGCTCGTACGACGAAACGCTCGTTCAGCCGGCCATGCGCAGCAGACACGGCTGCAGTACCTACGGCTCAAAGCCTGGCTCGTCCAGACACGAC gagGGTCAAACAATGGCAGAAAGAGACATTGGTTCCACTTTCATGATGCCCCAGTCACACCTTTACAAACCCGCTAGG AGAGATGGAAGCGAAGCCTCCAACTTTGACTCACTATAA